DNA sequence from the Candidatus Deferrimicrobium sp. genome:
AGGAGCTCGATTCGCGTCTTGCCCCCGTCAAGGGGCCGTAAACTCCGGTCCGGGGGGACAGACGACCCGCAACGGCTCCCCGCTGACGGGGTGCCGGAACGTCACCTCCTCCGCATGCAGCATCAGCCGCGCCTTCCCGGGCCCCTCCGGAGGGACGGCGGCGTATCGGCGATCTCCCACGATCGGGTGGCCGGCCGCGGCGAGGTGCGCGCGGATCTGGTGCCGCTTCCCGCGGGAGATCGTCGCGCGAACCAAGGTGCGTCCCGCCCCTGCGCTCCCCACCGGTTCGATCCAGGTCCACCGGCACGGGTCCGGGTCCGCCGAATCCTTCCGCACCCGGACGGATTGTCCCCCGCCCGAATCGATCGCGTAGTCGATCGGGGTCGGCTCCGGCACGTCTCCTTCGACAAGACAAAGGTACCGCTTCCCGATGGCCCCCATCTCCCGCTCGTGTCGAAGGAAGGTCCACGCCTGCGCCGTTAGCGCCGC
Encoded proteins:
- a CDS encoding RluA family pseudouridine synthase; translation: MLILQSLAVLPKESGFRLDRFLRDRFPDVPSRSVRFAIEGGAVRVGGAASSKGRILREGEVVTVASLAEGKDWLPVPSDLPGASVAYEDSHVAVLCKPHDVHTEPQRPLEAGTLAGYLRKRHPEVAEISPVPGLTLLTRLDFATSGAVPAALTAQAWTFLRHEREMGAIGKRYLCLVEGDVPEPTPIDYAIDSGGGQSVRVRKDSADPDPCRWTWIEPVGSAGAGRTLVRATISRGKRHQIRAHLAAAGHPIVGDRRYAAVPPEGPGKARLMLHAEEVTFRHPVSGEPLRVVCPPGPEFTAP